The following are from one region of the Novosphingobium aureum genome:
- a CDS encoding N-acetyltransferase: MAKAELVITPVSGKADRAAFVDCAYRLNATDQNWVPNLRSEEIAKFSPDKNPFFDHARCQLFLARRDGRVVGRISAHIDELALKQPVEQGMGPGTGNWGAIEAEDEEAANALIAKAEDWLRAEGMTRVLAPMNLSVWEEPGLLVRGHDHSPMVMMGHHNAAYQGWIEGAGYAAIKSLYTYDLDVTGGFPKLVQRIVAGGEKNERIRIREADLKHFDRDAGIICEILNDAWSDNWGFVPFTEEEIAHTGKALKPLVHPELIRIAEYDGEPVAFMMTLPDLNGIQKRVNGARGKPSLLGLAKLLWWLRKPKPADMRVPLMGVRKKLQSSRLASQLAFMMIEFIRRSAVAKFDTRRAEIGWVLEDNQGMVAIADTIESKVNREYVIYEKSLVAD; the protein is encoded by the coding sequence GTGGCGAAGGCCGAACTAGTCATCACTCCGGTTTCCGGCAAGGCCGATCGTGCCGCCTTCGTCGACTGTGCCTACCGGCTCAATGCGACAGATCAAAACTGGGTGCCCAATCTGCGCTCGGAAGAGATCGCCAAGTTCTCGCCCGACAAGAATCCCTTCTTCGACCATGCCCGCTGCCAGCTTTTCCTGGCGCGCCGCGATGGACGCGTCGTCGGGCGCATATCGGCGCACATCGATGAACTGGCGCTGAAACAGCCGGTCGAGCAGGGCATGGGCCCGGGCACCGGTAACTGGGGCGCGATCGAGGCCGAGGACGAGGAGGCCGCCAACGCACTCATCGCGAAGGCAGAGGACTGGTTGCGGGCCGAGGGCATGACCCGCGTGCTCGCGCCGATGAACCTCTCGGTCTGGGAGGAGCCCGGCCTGCTGGTACGCGGTCACGATCACTCGCCGATGGTCATGATGGGGCACCACAATGCCGCCTACCAGGGCTGGATCGAGGGTGCGGGCTACGCAGCGATCAAGTCGCTCTATACCTACGATCTCGATGTGACCGGCGGTTTCCCGAAGCTCGTCCAGCGCATCGTCGCGGGTGGCGAGAAGAACGAGCGGATTCGCATTCGCGAGGCCGACCTCAAGCACTTCGACCGCGATGCCGGGATCATCTGCGAGATCCTCAACGACGCCTGGTCAGACAACTGGGGCTTCGTGCCCTTCACCGAGGAAGAGATCGCGCATACCGGCAAGGCGCTGAAGCCGCTGGTTCATCCCGAACTGATCCGCATCGCCGAATACGATGGCGAGCCGGTCGCCTTCATGATGACGCTGCCCGATCTCAACGGCATCCAGAAGCGTGTGAACGGCGCGCGCGGCAAGCCCTCGCTGCTGGGACTTGCGAAGTTGCTGTGGTGGCTGCGCAAGCCCAAGCCTGCCGACATGCGTGTGCCGCTGATGGGAGTGCGCAAGAAGCTGCAGTCCTCGCGCCTCGCCAGCCAGCTTGCCTTCATGATGATCGAGTTCATCCGCCGCTCGGCGGTCGCCAAGTTCGACACCCGGCGCGCCGAGATCGGCTGGGTGCTCGAGGACAACCAGGGCATGGTCGCAATTGCCGACACGATCGAGAGCAAGGTCAATCGCGAATACGTGATCTATGAGAAGAGTCTCGTCGCCGACTGA
- a CDS encoding fatty acid desaturase family protein yields the protein MIAQDLMDMPQAAQETDRANARGVDAQPRSAPEGTLAGVARSSWHAQIPEDKAMLRAAATLTRDIARARPEIYWPDMLGSAAVGYGALAMAILADSTLAMVAWGVLSALALYRALLFIHELSHMHRDALPGFRFAWNLLVGVPMLIPSFMYEGVHAQHHSRKRYGTITDPEYLPLALMRPWSLPVFALTAILLPPALLVRSAVLVPLGVIVPPLRKLVWERASALAINPQYRRDKPRDEFARMVFWQELGSSVWAIALVAASFAYGWRPLVIALCVVSLTAFLNQVRTLVAHLWENEGEEMTLTAQYLDSVNVPPPGFISPLWAPVGLRFHALHHLLPSLPYHSLAEAHRRLVKELGLTSTYEKASYPGLMPLLGRLVRSTMKVG from the coding sequence ATGATTGCTCAGGACCTTATGGACATGCCGCAGGCGGCACAGGAAACGGACCGCGCGAATGCGCGAGGCGTCGACGCGCAGCCCCGCTCGGCGCCCGAGGGCACCCTCGCTGGCGTGGCCCGCTCCTCGTGGCACGCCCAGATTCCCGAGGACAAGGCCATGCTGCGCGCGGCCGCGACGCTGACGCGCGACATCGCTAGGGCCCGCCCCGAGATCTACTGGCCCGACATGCTCGGCTCGGCGGCAGTGGGTTACGGCGCGCTGGCGATGGCGATCCTTGCCGACTCCACGCTGGCCATGGTCGCATGGGGTGTGCTCTCGGCGCTCGCGCTCTATCGTGCGCTGCTGTTCATCCACGAGCTCAGCCACATGCACCGCGATGCCCTGCCCGGCTTCCGCTTTGCCTGGAACCTGCTCGTCGGCGTGCCGATGCTGATCCCCTCGTTCATGTACGAGGGCGTTCACGCGCAGCACCATTCGCGCAAGCGCTACGGCACGATCACCGATCCCGAGTACCTGCCGCTCGCGCTGATGCGCCCGTGGAGCCTGCCGGTCTTCGCGCTCACCGCGATCCTGCTGCCGCCCGCGCTGCTGGTGCGCTCGGCCGTGCTGGTACCGCTCGGCGTGATCGTCCCGCCGCTGCGCAAACTGGTCTGGGAACGCGCTTCGGCGCTGGCGATCAACCCGCAGTACCGCCGCGACAAGCCGCGCGACGAGTTCGCACGCATGGTCTTCTGGCAGGAACTGGGCAGCTCGGTCTGGGCGATCGCCCTCGTCGCGGCCAGCTTCGCCTACGGCTGGCGCCCGCTGGTGATCGCGCTCTGCGTGGTTTCGCTGACCGCCTTCCTCAATCAGGTCCGCACGCTCGTCGCGCACTTGTGGGAGAACGAGGGCGAGGAAATGACGCTGACCGCGCAGTATCTCGATTCGGTCAACGTGCCCCCGCCCGGCTTCATCTCGCCGCTCTGGGCCCCGGTCGGCCTGCGCTTCCACGCGCTGCACCACCTGCTGCCCTCGCTGCCCTACCACTCGCTGGCAGAGGCGCATCGCCGTCTCGTCAAGGAACTGGGCCTCACCTCGACTTACGAGAAGGCCAGCTATCCCGGCCTGATGCCGCTGCTGGGCAGGCTGGTACGCTCGACAATGAAGGTCGGCTGA
- the lptG gene encoding LPS export ABC transporter permease LptG: MQMEFFPSKTLTWYLARLFVTRIAAMLVMLVLVLQVLDLLGESGDILSYSANGEAQLMYYVSLRIPQLVARFLPYSVLLATIVTLATLNQNSEVISMKAAGLSAHQVLAPLLLTAAVISGAAFLFNETVVTRSTAMLSAWSAVDYGPIPESSGVRSNLYLADGRDLMSARTLTGSGMNMVMTGVTFDRRDEQGRIIQEVRADRATYANPGWKLERPVSFDVEATQVSRPASMTVGKGVTPQKILLAKVDASAENIFSLADSIDAMRTAGRRTSELEAAWWHKISGPLASLLMPLLGAVAAFGLARSGQLLIRSILGMGLGFAYFVLDNAALAMGNFGGYPPMVAAWAPFVLFLLIGETVLIRTEE; encoded by the coding sequence ATGCAAATGGAATTCTTCCCTTCGAAGACGCTGACCTGGTACCTCGCGCGCCTGTTCGTCACGCGCATCGCGGCGATGCTGGTGATGCTCGTGCTGGTGCTGCAGGTGCTCGATCTGCTCGGCGAATCGGGCGACATCCTGAGCTATTCCGCCAATGGCGAGGCGCAGCTGATGTACTATGTCTCGCTGCGCATTCCCCAGCTCGTCGCGCGCTTCCTGCCCTATTCGGTGCTGCTCGCGACGATCGTCACCCTCGCGACGCTCAACCAGAACAGCGAAGTCATCTCGATGAAGGCGGCCGGGCTCTCGGCGCACCAGGTGCTGGCGCCGCTGCTGCTGACTGCGGCGGTGATCTCCGGGGCAGCCTTCTTGTTCAACGAGACCGTGGTAACCCGCTCGACCGCGATGCTCAGCGCATGGTCTGCGGTCGATTATGGCCCGATCCCCGAGAGTTCGGGCGTGCGCAGCAATCTCTACCTTGCCGACGGGCGCGATCTGATGAGCGCGCGCACCCTGACCGGTAGCGGCATGAATATGGTCATGACCGGGGTGACCTTCGACCGCCGTGACGAGCAGGGGCGCATCATCCAGGAAGTGCGCGCAGATCGCGCGACTTACGCCAATCCGGGCTGGAAACTCGAGAGGCCGGTTTCCTTCGACGTCGAGGCCACGCAGGTCAGCCGCCCTGCAAGCATGACCGTCGGGAAGGGCGTCACGCCCCAGAAGATCCTTCTCGCCAAGGTGGACGCCAGCGCCGAGAATATCTTCTCGCTGGCCGATTCGATCGATGCCATGCGCACCGCCGGTCGCCGTACGAGCGAGCTGGAAGCGGCGTGGTGGCATAAGATATCGGGTCCGCTGGCGTCGCTGTTGATGCCGCTCCTGGGCGCTGTCGCAGCTTTCGGCCTCGCGCGTTCCGGCCAGCTTCTGATCCGTTCGATTCTTGGTATGGGACTGGGGTTTGCCTACTTCGTCCTCGACAATGCCGCGCTGGCGATGGGCAACTTCGGTGGCTATCCGCCGATGGTTGCTGCCTGGGCGCCTTTCGTGCTGTTCCTGCTGATTGGCGAGACGGTGCTGATCCGCACCGAGGAGTAA
- the lptF gene encoding LPS export ABC transporter permease LptF, which translates to MKFFSAIDRYIFRLVLMPMIGIFLLAASLLVLDKMLRLFDFVATEGGPIGVVFKLLVNMLPEYASLAVPLGLMLGILLAFRKLATSSELDVMRAVGLSYTRMLRVPYMITLVMVAINFAVVGYLQPLSRYSYEQLNYELKSGALGASIKVGEFTTLEDRIALRIEESQDEGRRLMGIFARVADDKGQVLSISAQEGRFLALDNAPNTIILRLRNGQIIQDSPGATPRVLTFTRHDLPIDLPQIEKFRQRGGQEREYFLPELMKLGWSEDAPREERASSQANFNYRLVEVVMMLLLPLLAVALAIPPKRSTSSLGLFVSIVIIVAYHKVNQYASDVAALGRIDPILGLWGPFAVLAALILWMYYTVAYVPGGQAIGWLEKGFAVVTKRFKSLLRRRRRHAPILPEPADRD; encoded by the coding sequence GTGAAATTCTTCAGCGCCATTGACCGCTATATCTTCCGCCTCGTGCTGATGCCGATGATCGGAATATTCCTGCTCGCGGCCTCGCTGCTCGTGCTGGACAAGATGCTGCGCCTGTTCGATTTCGTCGCGACCGAGGGCGGTCCGATCGGCGTCGTCTTCAAGCTGCTCGTCAACATGCTTCCCGAATATGCCAGCCTTGCGGTCCCATTGGGGCTGATGCTCGGCATTCTGCTCGCTTTCCGCAAGCTGGCGACGAGCAGCGAACTCGACGTCATGCGCGCGGTCGGGCTGAGCTATACCCGCATGCTGCGCGTGCCCTACATGATCACGCTGGTCATGGTCGCGATCAACTTCGCGGTCGTCGGTTATCTCCAGCCGCTGTCACGTTACAGCTACGAGCAGCTCAACTACGAGCTCAAGTCGGGCGCGCTCGGCGCCTCGATCAAGGTCGGCGAGTTCACCACGCTCGAGGACCGCATCGCGCTGCGCATCGAGGAAAGCCAGGACGAGGGGCGACGCCTCATGGGGATCTTCGCTCGTGTCGCCGACGACAAGGGGCAGGTGCTTTCGATCTCCGCGCAGGAGGGGCGCTTCCTCGCTCTCGACAACGCGCCCAACACGATCATCCTGCGCCTGCGCAATGGCCAGATCATCCAGGACAGCCCCGGGGCGACCCCGCGCGTACTGACCTTTACCCGGCACGACCTGCCGATCGACCTTCCGCAGATCGAGAAGTTCCGCCAGCGCGGCGGACAGGAACGCGAGTACTTCCTGCCCGAGCTGATGAAGCTGGGATGGAGCGAGGATGCGCCGCGCGAGGAGCGGGCCTCGAGCCAGGCGAACTTCAACTATCGCCTCGTCGAGGTGGTGATGATGCTTCTCTTGCCGCTGCTCGCGGTGGCGCTGGCAATCCCGCCCAAGCGCTCGACTTCCTCGCTTGGTCTGTTCGTCTCGATCGTGATCATCGTCGCCTATCACAAGGTCAACCAGTACGCGAGCGACGTCGCCGCGCTTGGCCGGATCGACCCGATCCTGGGACTGTGGGGGCCCTTTGCGGTCCTCGCCGCGCTGATATTGTGGATGTACTACACGGTTGCCTACGTGCCTGGCGGACAGGCCATCGGCTGGCTCGAGAAGGGTTTCGCGGTCGTGACCAAGCGGTTCAAGTCGCTGCTGCGCCGCCGCCGGCGCCATGCACCGATCCTGCCCGAGCCCGCGGACCGGGATTGA
- the clpS gene encoding ATP-dependent Clp protease adapter ClpS, whose protein sequence is MQFPFDDSESLRFLTITAAGDDKPDDGNNDGAGDDGQIGIATKTRAKPKKPSQFKVLMLNDDYTPMEFVVMVLKRFFHMDLEQATRVMLHVHQKGVGVCGIFPYEIAETKVNQVMEFARQNQHPLQCTLEKA, encoded by the coding sequence ATGCAATTTCCGTTCGACGATTCCGAATCCCTGCGTTTCCTGACGATCACCGCGGCAGGAGACGACAAGCCTGACGATGGCAACAACGACGGGGCGGGCGACGACGGCCAGATCGGCATCGCCACGAAGACGCGTGCCAAGCCCAAAAAACCGAGCCAGTTCAAGGTTCTGATGCTCAACGACGACTACACCCCGATGGAATTCGTGGTGATGGTCCTCAAGCGCTTCTTCCACATGGACCTGGAACAGGCGACCCGCGTGATGCTCCACGTCCACCAGAAGGGCGTCGGGGTCTGCGGTATTTTCCCCTATGAAATCGCGGAAACCAAGGTGAACCAGGTGATGGAGTTCGCCCGGCAGAACCAGCATCCGCTTCAGTGCACGCTCGAGAAAGCCTGA
- a CDS encoding phasin family protein translates to MADDEVPKEEVATAKAEGPKVEVAKSAAVEPKPEVSDPPAAKKAPARKPAAPKKSAATKPATRGRKPAVAKPAVAKKASPVKAVAAKAPADKVVPAKAEKPKPAAPAAKIKAKPTAKPASVAKAAKPKAAPKSAPDTAPAFAGLFNNFMLEDTTMDMSANLTGFQDAMTEAQTKAKAAFEKGTAMMGEASEFTKGNVEAMMESGKIFAEGMQSMGSELVTEGRSAFETMSSDVKELAGAKSPTDFFKLQGDMMRKSFDSAVAYSSKNSEAMLKLASDAMAPISGRMSMAMEKARSFSA, encoded by the coding sequence ATGGCCGATGACGAAGTTCCCAAGGAAGAAGTTGCTACCGCCAAGGCCGAAGGCCCCAAGGTGGAGGTTGCCAAGTCGGCGGCCGTAGAACCCAAACCCGAGGTTTCCGATCCGCCAGCGGCCAAGAAGGCTCCGGCGCGCAAGCCCGCCGCCCCCAAGAAGTCTGCGGCAACCAAGCCGGCAACGCGGGGGCGCAAGCCTGCCGTTGCCAAACCAGCCGTCGCCAAGAAAGCCAGTCCGGTCAAGGCCGTCGCTGCCAAGGCTCCGGCCGACAAAGTTGTTCCGGCAAAGGCCGAAAAGCCCAAGCCGGCTGCCCCCGCTGCCAAGATCAAGGCAAAGCCGACCGCCAAGCCGGCGTCGGTGGCCAAGGCAGCCAAACCGAAGGCGGCACCTAAGTCCGCACCTGATACGGCACCCGCTTTCGCCGGGCTTTTCAATAACTTCATGCTCGAGGATACGACTATGGACATGAGCGCAAATCTTACCGGTTTCCAGGACGCAATGACCGAGGCCCAGACCAAGGCCAAGGCCGCTTTCGAAAAGGGTACTGCCATGATGGGTGAAGCTTCCGAATTCACGAAGGGCAACGTCGAGGCCATGATGGAGTCCGGCAAGATCTTCGCCGAAGGCATGCAGAGCATGGGTTCGGAGCTGGTTACCGAAGGCCGCAGCGCTTTCGAGACCATGTCGAGCGACGTCAAGGAACTCGCCGGCGCCAAGTCGCCGACCGACTTCTTCAAACTCCAGGGCGACATGATGCGCAAGAGCTTCGACAGCGCGGTCGCTTACAGCTCGAAGAACAGCGAAGCGATGCTCAAGCTCGCCAGCGATGCCATGGCGCCGATCTCGGGCCGCATGAGCATGGCCATGGAAAAGGCCCGCTCGTTCTCGGCCTGA
- a CDS encoding PHA/PHB synthase family protein: protein MAQDAAEIVTELFRQQSKGMTDLFGMLGANGQGTAGESAVHWAEIAGRLQTIWTDFQVEQIQKGSQGKPPHYADPVKWIGTMEAVMRHLPLARPDVQQGMWERSLALITAVLGQYGIEPGSAGSDGTFGLTTALSKAFAATNEEGAEAAAGTRPDPEMPLRDRRFAAPEWRAQPFFALVHQLYLLLGSEVVRMAEAVEGLEPARKAQLIFAARTMIDALSPANFPLTNPVALARAGETGGESLVRGFENFVADLRKGQLTHTDPAMFTLGENIAVTPGKVVHETPLFQVIQYTPTTDKVLKTPLVIFPPWINRFYILDLNARKSFVRWAVEQGISVFMVSWKSADASMADLAWDDYIQGQIDAIDFVRERLKVPSVHTIGYCVAGTTLAATLAVLARKGEADKVASATFFTAQVDFEDAGDLKHFVDSQQIETLGQLTPEGYLDGRYLAATFNLLRGNDLIWSYVEKNYLQGEAHPAFDLLHWNGDVTNLPARWHRDYLRDLYRDNRLVVADSLQACGVPIDLHRIATPCYIQAGREDHIAPPQSVWKLVHYLAGPATFLLAGSGHIAGVVNPPSANKYQYWTNEGAPDTLEDFVSGATEHPGSWWPHWAQWLRERDNETVAAKGKRKPGGRGDTVIEEAPGRYVMTR, encoded by the coding sequence ATGGCGCAGGACGCTGCCGAGATCGTCACCGAACTTTTCCGCCAGCAGTCCAAGGGCATGACCGACCTGTTCGGCATGCTCGGGGCGAACGGGCAGGGCACGGCCGGCGAGAGCGCGGTGCACTGGGCCGAGATCGCGGGACGTCTCCAGACGATCTGGACCGACTTCCAGGTCGAGCAGATCCAGAAGGGAAGCCAGGGCAAGCCGCCGCACTATGCCGATCCGGTGAAGTGGATCGGCACGATGGAAGCCGTGATGCGCCACTTGCCGCTCGCGCGCCCGGACGTGCAGCAGGGCATGTGGGAGCGCAGCCTTGCGCTGATTACTGCGGTCCTGGGGCAATACGGTATCGAGCCGGGCTCGGCCGGTAGCGACGGTACCTTCGGGCTGACCACCGCGCTCTCGAAGGCGTTCGCCGCGACCAACGAGGAAGGTGCCGAGGCGGCGGCGGGTACTCGCCCCGATCCTGAAATGCCGCTGCGCGACCGCCGCTTCGCCGCGCCCGAATGGCGTGCGCAACCCTTCTTCGCGCTGGTGCACCAGCTCTACCTGCTGCTTGGCAGCGAGGTGGTGCGCATGGCCGAGGCGGTCGAGGGGCTCGAGCCTGCGCGAAAGGCGCAGCTGATCTTCGCCGCGCGCACGATGATCGATGCGCTCAGTCCAGCGAACTTCCCTTTGACCAATCCCGTAGCCCTCGCGCGGGCGGGCGAGACTGGCGGCGAGAGCCTCGTGCGCGGCTTCGAGAACTTCGTCGCCGATCTTCGCAAGGGGCAGCTGACGCATACCGATCCGGCAATGTTCACGTTGGGCGAGAACATCGCGGTGACCCCGGGCAAGGTCGTCCACGAGACGCCGCTGTTCCAGGTGATCCAGTACACGCCCACTACTGATAAGGTGCTCAAGACCCCGCTGGTGATCTTCCCGCCGTGGATCAACCGGTTCTACATTCTCGACCTTAACGCGCGTAAGAGCTTCGTGCGCTGGGCGGTCGAGCAGGGCATCAGCGTCTTCATGGTTTCGTGGAAGTCTGCCGACGCCTCGATGGCCGACCTTGCCTGGGACGACTATATCCAGGGCCAGATCGACGCGATTGATTTCGTGCGTGAGCGCCTGAAGGTGCCCTCGGTGCACACCATCGGCTATTGCGTGGCGGGCACGACGCTTGCCGCGACGCTCGCCGTGCTCGCGCGCAAGGGCGAGGCGGACAAGGTGGCGAGCGCGACATTCTTCACTGCTCAGGTGGACTTCGAGGACGCGGGCGACCTCAAGCACTTCGTCGATAGCCAGCAGATCGAGACGCTCGGGCAGCTGACGCCCGAGGGCTATCTCGACGGGCGCTATCTCGCCGCGACCTTCAACCTGCTGCGCGGCAACGACCTGATCTGGAGCTACGTCGAGAAGAACTACCTGCAGGGCGAGGCACATCCCGCTTTCGACCTGCTGCACTGGAACGGCGATGTCACCAACCTGCCGGCACGCTGGCACCGTGACTACCTGCGCGATCTCTATCGCGACAATCGTCTTGTCGTCGCCGACTCGCTGCAGGCTTGCGGAGTGCCGATCGACCTGCACCGCATCGCGACCCCGTGCTACATCCAGGCGGGACGCGAGGATCACATCGCGCCGCCGCAAAGTGTGTGGAAGCTCGTTCACTACCTCGCCGGGCCGGCCACCTTCCTGCTCGCGGGGTCAGGCCACATCGCCGGTGTGGTCAATCCGCCGTCTGCGAACAAGTACCAGTACTGGACCAACGAGGGCGCGCCCGACACGCTCGAGGACTTCGTCTCCGGCGCGACCGAGCATCCCGGCAGCTGGTGGCCGCACTGGGCCCAGTGGCTGCGAGAGCGCGACAATGAGACCGTCGCGGCAAAGGGCAAGCGCAAGCCGGGAGGTCGCGGCGACACGGTGATCGAGGAAGCTCCGGGGCGCTACGTGATGACCCGATAG
- a CDS encoding LL-diaminopimelate aminotransferase: MEDEFYRIKRLPPYVIAEVNAMRHAARTAGKDIIDLGMGNPDLPPPEHVIDKLCEVARKPDAHGYSQSKGIPGLRRAQANYYANRFGVELDPENEVVVTMGSKEGLASLATAITAPGDVVLAPNPSYPIHTFGFIIAGATIRSVPTTPDEHYWTSLDRAMAFTVPRPSILVVNYPSNPTAETVDLAFYERLVAWAKENKVWILSDLAYSELYYDGNPTRSILEVPGAKDVAVEFTSMSKTYSMAGWRMGFAVGNRKLIAAMARVKSYLDYGAFTPIQAAACAALNGPQDIVEKNRQLYQKRRDVMVEAFGRAGWDIPSPKASMFAWAPLPPALKDMGSLEFSKQLLTHAEVAVAPGVGYGEDGEGFVRIAMVENEQRLRQAARNVKRYLQSMGVNAPSTQKNS, translated from the coding sequence ATGGAAGACGAGTTCTACCGCATCAAGCGCCTGCCCCCTTATGTCATCGCCGAAGTCAACGCGATGCGGCACGCGGCACGCACGGCGGGCAAGGACATCATCGACCTTGGCATGGGCAACCCCGACCTGCCCCCGCCCGAGCACGTCATCGACAAGCTGTGCGAAGTGGCGCGCAAGCCCGACGCCCATGGCTATTCGCAGTCCAAGGGCATCCCGGGCCTGCGCCGCGCCCAGGCGAATTACTACGCCAACCGCTTCGGCGTGGAACTCGACCCAGAGAACGAGGTCGTGGTGACCATGGGCTCGAAGGAGGGCCTCGCCAGCCTCGCCACCGCGATCACCGCGCCGGGCGACGTGGTGCTGGCCCCCAACCCCAGCTACCCGATCCACACTTTCGGCTTCATCATCGCGGGCGCAACGATCCGCTCGGTCCCGACCACGCCTGACGAGCACTACTGGACCTCGCTCGACCGGGCGATGGCCTTCACCGTGCCGCGTCCCTCGATCCTGGTGGTGAACTACCCCTCGAACCCGACCGCCGAGACCGTCGATCTCGCCTTCTACGAGCGGCTCGTCGCCTGGGCGAAGGAGAACAAGGTCTGGATCCTTTCGGACCTTGCCTATTCCGAGCTCTACTACGACGGCAACCCGACCCGCTCGATCCTCGAGGTTCCGGGCGCCAAGGATGTCGCGGTCGAGTTCACCTCGATGAGCAAGACCTATTCGATGGCCGGCTGGCGCATGGGCTTCGCGGTCGGCAACCGCAAGCTGATCGCGGCCATGGCGCGGGTGAAGTCCTATCTGGACTACGGCGCCTTCACCCCGATCCAGGCGGCTGCATGCGCAGCTCTCAACGGGCCGCAGGACATCGTCGAGAAGAACCGCCAGCTCTACCAGAAGCGCCGCGACGTCATGGTCGAGGCCTTCGGCCGTGCTGGCTGGGACATCCCCAGCCCCAAGGCCTCGATGTTCGCCTGGGCCCCGCTTCCGCCCGCGCTCAAGGACATGGGCAGCCTCGAGTTCTCCAAGCAACTCCTCACCCATGCCGAAGTCGCCGTGGCGCCGGGCGTGGGCTATGGCGAGGACGGCGAAGGCTTCGTGCGCATCGCCATGGTCGAGAACGAGCAGCGGCTGCGACAGGCCGCGCGCAACGTGAAACGCTACCTCCAGTCGATGGGCGTTAACGCTCCCAGCACTCAAAAAAATAGCTAG
- a CDS encoding winged helix-turn-helix domain-containing protein, whose amino-acid sequence MADRRRFDDRLHTFTWLSKGEVPDLFDLRRCGWALREDESASISCIAMLAVTDACEPNWIDRADDYSVAARRRMIVGGVADGDKRAFLLAKGFGDVVTNDIHIEELGLRARRVAESLTKLPRIRSIGRLSLDLLEREAYCKETPLNLNPREFALLWRLTDNIDQSVSKQALIRDVWRLGFVPETNSIAVHMSRLRRKLAFGGLDNIIDTVSGGGYRLCASDLEAPGQPGSSMGQDRSARMHASENPSVGLGSFSANG is encoded by the coding sequence ATGGCGGATCGCAGAAGGTTTGACGACAGACTTCACACGTTCACCTGGCTTTCCAAAGGAGAGGTCCCGGACCTTTTCGACTTGCGCCGCTGCGGCTGGGCGCTGCGGGAAGACGAAAGCGCCAGCATCAGCTGCATCGCCATGCTGGCGGTTACAGACGCATGTGAACCGAACTGGATTGATCGCGCGGACGACTATTCCGTCGCCGCGCGCCGCCGGATGATCGTCGGGGGCGTGGCCGATGGCGACAAGCGCGCCTTCCTGCTCGCCAAGGGCTTCGGCGACGTGGTCACAAACGACATTCATATCGAGGAACTGGGCCTGCGCGCCCGCCGCGTAGCCGAGTCGCTCACCAAACTGCCGCGCATTCGCAGCATTGGCCGGCTCAGCCTCGACCTGCTCGAGCGCGAAGCCTACTGCAAGGAAACACCGCTCAACCTAAACCCGCGCGAGTTCGCCCTGCTCTGGCGCCTGACCGACAACATCGACCAGTCGGTCAGCAAGCAGGCGCTGATCCGCGACGTCTGGCGCCTCGGGTTCGTACCCGAGACCAACAGTATCGCGGTGCACATGTCACGCCTGCGCCGCAAGCTGGCATTCGGCGGGCTCGACAACATCATCGATACGGTCAGCGGCGGAGGCTATCGTCTTTGTGCAAGCGACCTGGAAGCCCCCGGCCAGCCTGGTTCGAGCATGGGGCAGGATCGCTCGGCACGGATGCACGCGTCGGAAAACCCATCGGTCGGCCTCGGCTCCTTCTCTGCGAACGGATGA
- the mobA gene encoding molybdenum cofactor guanylyltransferase, with protein MILGAVLAGGQSQRFGSDKALAEIGGRTLLSRAVDSLAGWCDHVLVIGRESGPAPTVPDWPHAGMGPLAGLAAALRYAQDQGYAQVLTIPVDAVGLPEDLPGLLSPGPACLDGQPVIGLWPVEVTGRLETLLRSSERHSMKHFAELANVRLVAGGQGIGNINRPEDLAGYASDT; from the coding sequence ATGATCCTCGGAGCCGTACTTGCCGGCGGGCAATCGCAACGTTTCGGTAGTGACAAGGCGCTGGCGGAGATTGGGGGGCGTACCTTGCTGTCCCGCGCTGTCGACAGTCTGGCGGGCTGGTGTGACCATGTTCTTGTCATCGGCCGCGAATCGGGGCCTGCTCCGACCGTGCCCGACTGGCCGCACGCGGGGATGGGGCCGCTGGCCGGGCTGGCGGCGGCGCTGCGCTATGCGCAGGATCAGGGCTATGCCCAGGTGCTGACCATTCCGGTCGATGCCGTTGGCTTGCCCGAGGACCTGCCTGGGCTCCTCTCTCCCGGGCCTGCCTGCCTCGATGGTCAGCCCGTCATCGGGCTGTGGCCTGTCGAGGTCACGGGAAGGCTGGAGACTTTGCTGCGTTCGAGTGAGCGCCACTCGATGAAGCACTTTGCAGAGCTTGCTAATGTCCGTCTTGTTGCCGGAGGGCAGGGCATAGGAAACATCAATCGTCCCGAAGACCTCGCCGGATACGCAAGCGATACGTAG